Within the Sporolactobacillus pectinivorans genome, the region GTAAAGGAGACCCAGTTATTTGATGAAAACTGTAAAGGAAGTTTCTGAACTTTTAGATGTCTCTAAACAAACAATTCATTATCATTTAAAAAGTTTACCTTCAAATTTGAAGGTAAACAAAGTAGGTAACAAATCATTAATAGATGATAATACAATAGATTATCTAAAAACAATTTTAAATAAAAAAACGACAAAAGAATCGACAAAATTTGATGAAAAATCGACAAACAAAACAGAATCATTAAATAACCAATATAGCAGTTATATCGATAAATACATAGAGCATTTAGAATCAGAAATTCGACAAAAGAATCGACAAATTGACGATTTAACAATTGCATTAAAACAAGAACAATCTTTGAATTTAAATAGCCAAAATATATTAAGTAATACCAAAAAAATAGAAACTGATAATATAGATTCAAAAGAAGATATCATTACTCCAAAAGCATCAAAAAAAAATGAACAAAAACAATCTATCTTTTCTAAACTATTCAAAAAAAAATAATGTATTCACGCCTAAAGGCGTGAATACATTATTTTCTCTAAAAAGAAATTATCACTTGTTAATTATAATATAGTTAATATTTAGCAAGTGAAGTGTGGTTTATCATATGCAAAAATCCCACTACTGTCCAAAGCAAAGTAGGGTTTTTATTTAATATACAAAATACAAAGCATTTCTATATTGACAAAGGATAAAAATCATACTAACTTATGAATATATGAGCATATATTCATAAGTTAGTATGATTTTCTTCGAGTAACAAAACATTAATTGAAATTTTATATTTTTTAACTCTATAGTTATAAAAACAAAAATTCAAATTATAGAAAATATTT harbors:
- a CDS encoding helix-turn-helix transcriptional regulator, which codes for MKTVKEVSELLDVSKQTIHYHLKSLPSNLKVNKVGNKSLIDDNTIDYLKTILNKKTTKESTKFDEKSTNKTESLNNQYSSYIDKYIEHLESEIRQKNRQIDDLTIALKQEQSLNLNSQNILSNTKKIETDNIDSKEDIITPKASKKNEQKQSIFSKLFKKK